The genomic segment TCATCCTCATCGTACTAGTCAGAATATCAGCTTCTCTTCGATTTTGATTCGGATTGAGATGCCAAATAATTCCTGGGGTAAGCGTAACCTGGTCACTCACTTGCCACTTGTAAAAACCTTCTAAATGCCAAGGAATCTGATTTTCTATGCCAGATTGGTTTTCTAAATAACCCAGATAGGGTTGAGCACCGACAATAATTCCCCCTAAATTATCTGTATGACCCAAGTCTGGAAAAATGATTGAAACCGCATAATTCCAAATTTCTCCGTCACCTTCACCTAGCGCCTTCACATCTGTGTAGCCAAAGCGACCCCCAAAGGCGAGTTTAGAATTAGCTTGCCAAAACACTTCCATCCCGTAGGCATTAGTCACTGTGGGAAATTGGGCTAGAATATCATTCACGACTGCGGTCCCCACAATCGTCTCTCCTTCAGAAAGTCCATCGCTAAAACCAAAGTCTCCTTCTTGAAAATAGCTATGGAGATAATTCACGCCAAAAGAAAGATTGTCGGTCGCCTTCCACTTTAAACGCAGCCCTGTACTATAAGAACCATTCCCGAAGCCGGTTTCTGGATCCTGTGCATCTGAAGTATAGTATCCTACTCCTACGTGCAGGAGATCATGGAGATAATGAGAAATCGCAACGCCAGTTCCACCGCCTAAACTCAGAATGGGGTTGCGTTGAGCAAAGGTCGAAAGGGTTGTGGTTCCAGCGTTATCATCTTCCAAAAAGGGATTAACTGCAGGGGTATTATAATCTGCATGCTGTCCCCCTTTTGCCGTTAACAAGGTACGCGTATTCTCACTCAGTGGGAAGCGATAACTGAGCTTACTCAGAATTAGCGTGTTATCTGTGTTACCACGCCATTGCTGGGTTTGAGTTAGTTCACTGGTCCCATTGGCTAAATTAGGAGTGATGCTATTCCCAGCTGTCAAACGAGTGAGGAGTGAGTCGCGACCGGTAAAGCTCGTCTTAAAATCAAGGCGCGATCGCGCTTGCCCAACAATGCCTGTTTCTTCTCCACTTTGAGCACTATGGGTAACCGCTAAATTCACCACGCCCTGTAATTTAGTGGTGGTTGAAAACTGAGTAATTTCTAACTCTCGCACGAGCGCTGTTACACCATCCACTCGCCCTCGCAAAATCGACAGTTCTCGTGCAAATTCTGTTTGTAGTCGCTGGATAATCGGTTGTTCTTCTAAGCGAATCTTAATCTCCAATTGACCAATACAATGATTGAGTAAAGCGGCAAATTCATAACGACTCACCGCCTGCTCACCGCGAAAAGTTTGATCCGGATATCCGGCAACACATTGGTATTGTCTTTGCAAGGCTTGTAACGCAGAAAATGCCCAGTGGCTCGTCTCAATATCTTTTAAATCAGTAACAGGTATCACAGGTGGCGCTAGAGTGGAATTGGGTTGAGCTTGCGCCGTGGATACCTTCACCATTAACGGAAGGGCGAGGGTGAGTAAAAGCAGAGGGTAACGGTACATAGCAGGGGATGAGTCCTCACAACGTGGAAATCTTGGGCAGGGTTTAGGTTAGCTAGTGTCATTTCTGATATTACCCTTAGCATTATTTCCGATCAGAAGCGTAAAGAATTTCAACAATCACGCTGATCGGCAATTGTGCCGTGGCACTATTTTTTTAAACTAGGTAACAATTTCAGAGAAGAGCTCTTGACACCATTTTTTAAGTAATTTACTTTATAGTTATTTAGTTTTTTTTAAATCAAGTCTTAACAAGAGATGGCGTGAGGGTGTGTTGAAAAATCACACCGGCTTTAACCGTCTCAAGGAGGAATAATAGAATGCGCATTTTGATGATTCAACCCAATTACCATGCCGGTGGTGCCGAAATTGCCGGAAATTGGCCGCCAAGTTGGGTTCCTTATGTGGGGGGTGCCCTGAAGCAAGCTGGGTTCACCAATGTCCGATTTGTAGATGCAATGAGTCAAAACATCTCGGATGAGGTGTTAGCGCAGATTATCGAAACGAATCAGCCAGATGTTGTCTTGGCAACTGCCATTACCCCGATGATTTACCAGTCGGAAACAACGCTGAAAATTGCGAAGGACGTTTGTCCGAATGTGGTTACGGTAATGGGCGGAATTCATCCCACCTATATGTATGCCGAAGTTCTCAATGAAGCACCATGGGTGGATTATATTATTCGGGGAGAGGGGGAAGAAATCACTGTTAATTTGCTAAGCGCGATTGCGCTTGGAACCGATCAAACGGATCGCGCTGAAATTAACGGCATTGCCTTCTTAGACAACGGGGAAG from the Cyanobacteria bacterium GSL.Bin1 genome contains:
- a CDS encoding iron uptake porin; amino-acid sequence: MYRYPLLLLTLALPLMVKVSTAQAQPNSTLAPPVIPVTDLKDIETSHWAFSALQALQRQYQCVAGYPDQTFRGEQAVSRYEFAALLNHCIGQLEIKIRLEEQPIIQRLQTEFARELSILRGRVDGVTALVRELEITQFSTTTKLQGVVNLAVTHSAQSGEETGIVGQARSRLDFKTSFTGRDSLLTRLTAGNSITPNLANGTSELTQTQQWRGNTDNTLILSKLSYRFPLSENTRTLLTAKGGQHADYNTPAVNPFLEDDNAGTTTLSTFAQRNPILSLGGGTGVAISHYLHDLLHVGVGYYTSDAQDPETGFGNGSYSTGLRLKWKATDNLSFGVNYLHSYFQEGDFGFSDGLSEGETIVGTAVVNDILAQFPTVTNAYGMEVFWQANSKLAFGGRFGYTDVKALGEGDGEIWNYAVSIIFPDLGHTDNLGGIIVGAQPYLGYLENQSGIENQIPWHLEGFYKWQVSDQVTLTPGIIWHLNPNQNRREADILTSTMRMTVTF